AAGAGTCAGGAACGAGGCGAGGCCGAGGCATGGCCCACTCATATCGCCTGTGACCATGATGTTGATACAGATCCAAAATTGTCACACCCTCGTGACATGTTAATCTTGAGTGATAGAACACGTAGAGTCTAACATAAAGAAAGCAGGAGCAGAAGCGACTTGCCAGAGTCTCCAAGTGAATGTGTCTGGAGAAGATTCTAGTTGGTCCCTGCAAGAGATCTCCATCCTCCAAACCAGATAAACTGGATCTACAACAAGGTCATATTCCAAATCCCCcaataaagctttgcctttCGATCGGATCCACGATGGAGTAGAAACACCATAATAGCGGTATCGTGGCTCTGGCCCAGCATACCTGTGGCTAGCTGGCTCTCCATGTGGATTCAGCACTTGCTGGTGTTGTGTTGGTCGACCTCTTCAACGCTACTAGCCTTTGCTACGTCAAGCCGCAATTGAATCCTAATTCATTTCTCATTGCCAGAAGATCCATGCCGTGAGGATCTAGATGGCTGAGGTCCGGTCTGGTCGTCCTCTTTGATCGCCGGATTTGGTCAAGGTTGAAGGATATCGAACAACTCTAGTTTGGCAGCTTCTGGGGACGATCTTGTTTAGTCGTTCAGCCACGAGAGGGCCGGACATGCCATCAATTTTCCAGTTATTCCAGTTATGGAGAAAAGCAGAAAGAAAAAATTATTTGGTGTCTGGTGTCGTACAAAAAAACTTGTCGTCAATGGTAAAGTTGAAGTTCGTTGCTTTCGGTACTAGTTCGTTTGCACGTGATCATCACTGACATGACTAGACTACAGGcatcatcaaccaacaacaaggGTGACAAACGCAGAACCCAGCACATTAAAACTGCAAATAAGAGTGTTTGAGAGTTTGGATGATAAGGTTGGGTTAGCATTGAAATCCAACGCTGCCGGAATTCTTGAGTCTATTCGATCACACCCATCACTCGTGATGATCATTCGAGTGTCTTCCATAGGCAAACAGTCTGACGCCTCACGAGAGCACCACTACCATCTGCACCTCGTATAAACTTTGCTGATCACGTTCAAACCAAGTCCCCATCAGTGAAACTCCTGACCTGTTAGAGAAGACTGGTCTCGAATCTGGCATTACAGTTTCAGAACGAACCGTTGGGATTTACTAAACGATCCCGACGATCCAGGAACCAAACTCAGTTTGAGACTCAGTCATTCGTTTGGATAAGAGCGGATATTCAATCTCACCGATCGATGACATTTCATGACTTTATAAACATACTCATATCATGTTTCTGTTGCGAGCAAGTCCTTCTAGTCCTAATCGTCTAACCTAATCCTGCCCTCTTAGGCAATAGATGCCCCCTCAACTGACTCGTGAATAGAGCATGTATATTTCATAACGGACTTTTCAAGCCTACAAAAATCGGCATGAAGTGATAGACTGCTATATGACGAGACAGTGACTCACTGGGCAGGGCAGAAGGTCGTCTGCTACGCTAGTTAACTTTTCAAACTTGACAGTCACGTTGACCATCGATAAAATTTGTCCAGGTACGAGGAATGCGGACTAATAAACAACAGGTCTAGAAAGGCTGTGGCACTAGATTGCTTGTTCAAGTTGTAAGAAGTCATCATTCGTCTACCTCATGATCTATCCTGTCCCTTAGATAACCAATGAGCTTGACTGCTGAGAAAACGGTTGTAACATGGTGCTCGTGTGCGCTTAGTCTTGAATTGATTCATACTACTACTACTTTTCCTTCCATGCTACGGAGAACAAGAAACCAAATCCTGAACGCCTGAATCGCAAACTATGCATGCCCAATTGCGATCTCTCTCCCCTGTCTGCATCGCTTATTTGTTCCTCATGTGAGGAGGAACCCACTTGCCAGTTGTTCGTGAAGCAGGCTGGGATTCCGCAGGAGGAGCGGGAGACTGCTTTCGATCCTCCTCAGCACGGCCAGAGCCGCTTCGGTCCATAGGTGGCGCACCACCCCGAGGCGCGAAGCGAGGGGGAGGGGCGGAAGATCCAGCATCAGCTCCGCCACCAGCGGCTTGCTTTGCAGCCTCACGCTCTCGCCAGCTGGGCTTGCCACCAGAGAGGTTGAGTTTGGGAGGACCACCAGCAGAAGGTCGGTCGTTGGAACCAGACCTCTCGGCAGGAGGtgctcgagaaggaggagcatCTCCAGCGTCACGGTTGGCCGCCTCACGTTCTCGCCATTTGCCGGCACCAAAGACAGGTGGTCTTCGGCCCTCGGACGAATCTGTGCGCTCTGGTCCACGAGAGAAGCCACCAGCCCCTTGAGCTTTCTCCGCCTTGCGACGAGCCagtgcttcttcttcgcgtCGCTGTTGAAGGGCAGCCTTCTCCAGCATCTCTTGACGTTCCTTCTCCCGCTGCTCTTTGAGCTTGGCAAGCTCTTCCTTACGAGCTTCATCCCGAATGCgctgctcctccttctcgcGAGCAGCGCGCTCTTCGGCCTCACGTAGCTCACGCTCTTTCTCCTCGCGCTCACGCTTCTCACGAAGACGTCGGTCACGGACCTCCTTCTTGCGCTGCGCgatctgcttctcaagctcacgCTCAGCGTCACGACGGCGCTTCTCGAACTCATCACGACGGCGATCATGCAGGGAATCACGGAACTCCTCGTACTGAGGCACCAGTCGACTAAGTCGGTGCTTGAGTTCAACACTCTCCTTGTGTTTCTGCTCAGCATCCTTGAGGGTTTGGGCCTTGACAGTCTCATAGATCTTGCGGTCCTGCTCAATTTGCTTGGCATAGTCCTCGTGTagcttcttggcttcctccTTACGGAAAGCACGTTCAAGATGATCGAGACGCTTGCCAGTGATGCGGAGACGCTCGTTGacatcattcttctcacGCTCGAGCTGAGCCAGCTTCATTGCGCGTAGGCGGTTGCTGTCAAGGTTGTCAAGGTCCTCCAGATCAATATCGATAGCCTTGTCGCCAATCTTAAGATCGGCGATCTGCTTCTTGAGTTCCTCCTTGCGAACTCGGTCACGCTCAGCCTTGAGGCGCTTGGCCTCGCGCTCCTTTTGCTCATTGGCGAGACGCAgatcctcagcttcttggagGGCTTGCTCACGAAGTCTCTTCTGGCGGgcattctccttctccttcttggcttggatCTCAGAAGCAACCTCCTTGCGCTTCTGGATAAGGTCCTTTCGTGAAAGAATGGCCAGatgctcctcctcagcaccagccttggcGCGAGCGAGAGCAGCTTCACGAGCCTCGAGGCGTCCCTTGTTGAAGCCAGGGTCAACATAATGGCAGGTGGTGAAGAGAGACTTGGCGAGGCGGGTAAGCTGGGAGCGGACAATCTCAGAGGGAGTGCTCTGAAGACGCTGGACGGTACCGGTCTCAGACTCTGCAGAACCGGCAGAAGACCCGCCGTGGCTAGCcttggatgatgagaagacatCATTATCGAAGCTCAGAACACCTGTGGCATGGGCCATGCGGACAGAGAGATCGCCCTTCTTGTTACCATTCATGATGAATTTCTCGATAGTTCCACGAGTGACCTGGTAGGGCTCAGGGAATTGAGCCAGGCTCTCAACGAAAGACAGGTCGACGGTTTCGTAGACCTGGGAAAGCTGCTGGAACAGACGGGTAAGGATGACCTGCTGCAGAGGGAGAATGTATTTCTCCATCTCAGAATCGGCGCCAATCTTGGTCAGGATAGGAGAGATCTTTTGGCAAATTGACAGAGGATGGAAGTCGACCTCAAGGATCTCGTAAAGCTCCCGAATCTCAGGGCGAGCGCGCTGAAGAAGGGACTTTGAGAGGGCATCCCGGAACAGTCTGGCACGAGTAGGGGCTTGAGACATTCCAAGGAGGTGAGTCAAGCGAGagttcttgttctttctgGCCTCGTCGAAGTCAACCATGGCACCTCGAGATCGGGATGTGCTAATGACAGGGATGGCAAGGGCGGAGAGTACAACGAAAGAGGCGGCCTTCTGAAGCTCAGCGTCGGAGGCAGGGGGGTTGTCAGCCTTCTTGCCCTGGCCAGTGGCAACCAGGACAGAGGACTGGCGAAGAAGAGTGTAGTATCGCGACCAAGCAGCAGCGTGAAAGAGGTAGTTCTCGCCGACAAGGAAAATTCTGGTAAGCTTCTCGTAGTAGTTGGCCATCATGACATTCTTGGGAGGTCGCTTGCTGAGGCTAAGAAGAGTATGAACATCCTCGACACTTCGGAAAGCCTCCTGCCAGAGCTCGAGCTCTACAGCGACATTGAGCTGTTGGAAACGTGTCTCAAGGTGTCGCTGGAGAGTGTCGGGGTCGCTCAGGTTGATGGCGTGCATCTGAGAGGAGTACTTGGCAGCGGTCTGCACATGGTTTCGGAGGAGCTCGCAGAGGCGGCGGAACTCGGTCTTGCGAGTGTACTTGAGACAAAAGTCAAAAGCCTGGGTAGCGGTGCTCTGGTAGAGGATCTCGAGACGAGCATTGTTTCGGAGAATGTCGAGAACAGTTCGGTAAGCCTCCCAGAGGAACTTGAGCCAAGGAGTGACGATAGCCCGGTCGGTACGGTCTCGGGACTGCTCACCGGAGACGGTAGCAAGGAGGATGGACTCCGGGGTCTCGGTGGCCTCGAGATCGTCGATGTTGGAGGTGCCGGCAGTAGCATCAATGCTCTCCTGAACTTCGTCGGCCTTTTGCTGGGCGGCAGTGACCTTCTCAACCGCGAGCTCAATGAACTTCTTAAGGACCAGCTGTGATGTATATATTAATATCGGAAATCCCAACGGCACCGACTCTGTTATGATGTACGCACCTCGATGGTAGCAATATTTGTGTTCTGGGAAATATTCTTGTATTGGTAAAGGGCGTCCTTGGCAagcttgcccttcttctgTTCGACGGAAAgctcgacgaggaggagcatCACAGGCTCCAGCGACATAATTGGGACATTTCGGGAGCgcttgttggtgatgtgCTCATGGAGCAGAGTCAAGGCGGCGGGAGCCTGGCCGACTCCGATGAGTTCGTGAGCCCTCTTGAGAACATTCTCAGGCTTTTGGTGCGGCGGAGGAGGCTATCAAAAGACTTCAAGTCAACATCAAAGGCGGATTTAGTGTGGAGGAGGGGTAAAGTTCGAATAGAGAGATAGGGCTCGAGTTACGACAACCGGGACAAAGGAAGGCAAGTATTCCACGTACCATGCTGGGCAACCTCCTCTGTATATGACTTGACTAAGAGAGGAGATttattgatgatgatccGAGATCGATCAGCCGGTGGGGAGGTGCGCTGAGGTATTCGACCGGCACTCGTGATGGTGTTGCGACGGCGTAGGTTGAATTTTTCGATTTTCGTGTGTGGCCGCTACGGTTAGGAGGGGCTACTGCCACGCTTACATCAGCTGTTATGATTGTGGTGTGGCGGCAAGTTCGGTGGCCGTGCACGATGTCAGCCACATACTTTCGTTGGTTGGGTGATTTCAAGCCAGAAATTGATTGAACTGCTCGAGATAGGTTATAAACATCGCTCATCACTGGAGTCAAACAAGAGCGTGCGGTGTTATTTTTGGTTGCCTTCTCTGAACAAGGCATGATAAAGACATCACTTCTTGGAGATCTGCTGAACTCTGAGGACAAGTAGTTAGAGGGCTGACCTGCTTATACAGTTAGCAAACTCGACTCGATCAAAGGTTTATTCGCAGCCCGGTAACATGAACAGTGATGAGAGATTGGCTGAATCTTATCCATAAATAGGTGTACTGGCTGATAGCCTGCCCATTACGAGTTATCAAGTTATAAGAAGACCCTTATCTCAAAGTGATGAACTTTGGAGCATGATAGAGATATACGTGAGAGATCTTCAGAGACCCATGTTCCTGTCCAACTTGATTGATAGCGGCAGTCAGGCGGCCAGTCATCCAGAGGATAACGAGAAGTTAATGTCTTGTGTCGCTTGTAAACTTAAGATCCCATTGGCTCTCGAATGCATTTGACACCGGACATCCAAACATCCAAACATAGTAGTTAAAGTGATGAATTGtgctcaagcttcttcttcttgataaaAAAAGGTTCGGTTCGTGTTTTCATTTCATGAGCAAATCAAAAGAGAACAGTTACTCCGATTGACACTATGTGCAAAATAACAAAACATCCTAAGCCCTCCAACGACTTGCAGGGCCGGTATGTATGAACATTGTTCCTACACAAAGCTGAGATTCTCGTGTTTCGGTCACAAATTACAATACCCCGATCCGTGTTTATCCTTGCGAATGGCGTCAGTTGGTCCCAGCTGGATGGCGTTGATCATTCGTTTCACGAGTTCTGACATCTCGGAAGTCATCAAAGAGTACGGATGCACATAACGAACAGATGGGATGGCAATCTGGTCAGGGGTAAAAGCAGGTACCTGGGCCGGGGATCGTGTGGGAAAAAAAGCCGACGTACCAGGCTCGAACCATGTCAATAGGAGAGCTGCATAGCTTGCAATTATCAGCCCACAAGCGGAACTTGCTTGGTGCTGGACATGAGGAATAGAGAGCAAGAGGGGATTGAATGAGGACTCGTCAAGGCAATTACTCTCTGTGCCAGAATTGTAGAGCCTAGAAGGCGAAAAACACTCTTGATACAGAATTGTTTCACTCTCTGGTGAGCATTTGAAGCTATAGTAAGCCCCAGCTTCAATGCAACAATTCACAACAATTCGAAACAGAAAACAACTCTTGTACAGGGCTACACAGCCCTTTTTGAGGCTGCAACCCAGAGAGAGAGAGCAAGGTATCGTGACTGCTGCGCCGTTACCCAAACCATTTGCAGAAAGAGTCTGTGTCGCCAAGACGGGTCTCATCTTAATGACTAGCAGCATTGGTGGATCTCGTCGGTTCCTCTTAGCAAAGTCCTGACTTCATTAGTAGCCTGAGTATAATAAAAGagttaataatttaataaaacACAGAAATTATGAATAAACAACCCAATGTATGTCGTTATTGTTTGTTTCTGAAGGCAACATATCATTTCTGTTTGATGCActtgctcttgttcttcacTTCTTGGATGACCGTAACTCGTAAAGGACTCGAGAATCAAACGGTTCTCTCAGCCCAGGAAAAGGAACCCCTTTATGTATGCAGGCCGCTACTGCAGCGTTCCGAGAGCGGGAAGCGACAGTAGCAGAAACAGAGGCTCTGAGCGTCTCGAACTCCATAGAAACTAGAGAGCGACGTAGTAGGGACGCGTCCAGGAAGGGGCTCACAAAATCTGTGAACGTTATGTGGTGTCGCAAGCTTCTGTAGTGGTATTCGGTTCTATAAGCTTGCGCGCAGCCGAGACGAGACGAGCTTTTGGGTGACCAAGAACGAGCGAGCTCGGCCTCTGTTTTGTTAGCGGGCAATGTTTCCGTACCTGGACCTGTGCTTTTCGAGCTTGGACTTGATCAACATGGCTTTCTCTCTGCCCCATTATTGAGATGAATGGGCGTATTGCTTTCAACTCTCGCGTTCTGGTGGCAGATCTTCCCGCTTTTACCGATTGACCAAAGTTTGACGGAATCCGTCTTTGGTGGCTTTGGGCGATCTCATGGAAGACCTGGTAGGTAAGCTTAGAACCCAAGGTAAGTAACCAGAGGTAGTATTGACGCAAGAGGTTGGAAGTCAATGTCATTCAACCTCCCCTATGTCAACAAAAATCGAAGAGATTCACGCGGTTCCCTCACTCGCTCTGGCTTCTTGGCTTGGAGGGTTGCTGATTCAGGTTACTCCCCTCATAATTTGAAAGGCAATATCAAGTGCCTGTAGCTTTGCAGCTAAGATGGCTTCGGGGCCAAATACGGTTCCGCAGGCCCCACCAAAGCCAACCACGCGCGTTCTATGGCTAAATTGGAAGTCCTTTTGCCATGGATGCTTGTCTGGTGCAATAAGAGGAGCATAATTAACTCGTTAGCTATGAGCATAGCACAGCAGGCAGATCAGGGGCTGGGCCTGGCGAGGCTGGACTCGCTGTTTTCAACGGGTTATTGGAAGGTTGGAACTGAAAGCTACCTACCTGAAATTTTGTTACTGTAGAAATCTGCTGTCGATATGTTCCATTCTGAATCAATTGGCTCCATCCAACGTCCTGAAGATAATGTCTCGTCTCCTTATCCCGTTGACCATCACATCAGCCCCTAGCAAGGTCTAAGGTCCCTCAACGGGGGCCCCCAGCAGCTCCCCCCTACCCCCAATTTCCATGCCAGGGCTCCCGCAGCACAGGAACAGAAGGAAGAGCCACAGCTTCAAGTGCACGAGCCACCAAGCAAATCCGCCTAAGGAAGTCCCCAGACGGGCAAAGAGTTATCGAGCACTCAGTGGTCCATTTTCACCCAAAAGTGGCTCCACTAGGCGATCTAAACCCAGCTTGTCCTaatgctggtgctggtgcttcCCGCAACTTGGACCTGCTGCTGGCTTTGGGTTAGGTAGGCCGTACCTACCTAGCTCGAGGGTTTCCACTGCAGTGCAGTTTCCCCCCCTACCATGCCcccaggccaggccaggtCCTTCCCATCACATTCTCGCTCCTGCTCTGCTTTGCTCTGCTCTCTGCCACCAACTTCACCAAACCTTACCTTCCTTTCCACTTGCACTTGCACTTCCACTTTCCCTGGCCTCTCACGACGGACccttttttcttctccttcacaCACCCGTTccaaccatcatcaccttCCGAATACCCTCCCGACTGTCGATCCTCTCATTCTTGTCTGCGTACTGAACCGCTTCGCAAGCTCCGACTGTCATTTATTGACTCGAGTCCGACTCTCCGTAAGTCATATCCTACTAGTGATCGAATCTTCGTCGCCGTCAATCAGGGGCAAGCGACAATTGCATATAGGTGCTACAACATGGAAATGGGCATCGACAGAATCAACCAAGTGATGGACGATGCTCCCTTGGACTCGTTTGTTCCGATTGCGATGACATTCACCCGAGACAAATTCGATTGACGCGATTCGCCGACCTTCCCTGATCCGTTGGCCCATCTCGCGATGCCTCGATTACGCTTCGCACTCAACGATATCACTCCAGCAACGCGCTAATATTGAAGAATTACAGTTCTCAACGTACTCGCGCGCCTCATCGCCGTGACTCTCCCTCCGAAACCGCTCTCACTCGCCCACCTCGGCACCCCGTTCCAAGATGCCTCAGTATACTTCTCGTGATGTTGGCGACCCTTCGCaaatcaagaagaacaagcagTCGATGGCCGATCTCAAGCTTCGACGACTAACCGAGCTCAACAATCGTCTGCGCGAGGATCTTGAGCGAGAGCGTATTCCCGTCAGCACAGCATCAAAGAGGTGAGTCGATCGTGTTGATTCTACACCAACGCATCAGTAACTAATGCCGTAATAGCATCATTGCCTACTGCAATGGCACTCGGGACTACATGGTCCCCTCCGTCTGGGGCGCTGTTCCCAAGGGCGAGGACCCTTATGCGCCGCAACAATCTGGCGGCTGCTGTGTGGTCATGTAATGCCACCCGCGATAAtaatttttccttattaCTGGTTACCAAAATCAACAATTACGCAATGTCGGCAATGATTCAGCGATTAGGAGGTGGGCCGCAGTCAGTTTTGATATGTTTGTGACGCATTTAAGGGGAGTAAACCAAGGAGAACTGAGTATGGGATACTCGGATGATGGAGGCGAATTAGGCCCTGGATACCGAAGCGCTTGCTAGCATTACCACGACGGCTACTTGGGAAGCTACCAGGAACGACTTGCCCTATTGACGAAGCGACGCGAAGCGCGAGAAAGAGGGAAAAAGCCCATACACAAGATCCAGCTGTACCAGATGGACCCAGATCAAGATACCCCAAGAGACCATACTATTTGAGCGGGTCATAAACGCCAACAGCGAGAGCAATGGAGCCATAGTTGATGAGGAGGCTGGACTGGACTACAGCGATTTAATATTTTTGTCTCCGCACATTTGCCTTTCTTCCTGCTGGAAGGGACATGGATGTTGCTATGAGACCAACGATAAGGGGAGAGGTTGAAGCACCACTACGACGAGTCTGGGTCTGAGTCTGGGTCTTAAGAAACGGTTTATGGATCGGGCTCTTGCGCGAATGTAATAATTCCCCTTTTTATTATCATTTTTCTGTTATCATCTTGGTGTCATTTCCATCCAATGTCGTGTACGTTCCCCAAGCaaatatacttttttttatctATGATTTGACGACTTCAATTCTTGCAACTGTTGAACTTGAGGCTTTGAGATATGAGTCTCAATGGTGTTTACGCTCGGTTTTATAACTCATGACTTTCACTTCATCACCTGTGTCCCGAGGATAAATCACTATTTCACATAGTGTAGACTCTGACGTTTTCAGGACTCAACTTTACGCCCATCCGACCCGACCCGTGCAAGTCTTCCTTGTTACCTTTTGCTAGTAGATGTACTTGGGATTTTACAACAACTATTACATAAGGTACCTACCTGGAGCAGATCTTGAATATCATTATATACTCACTTTGGCTACGCCATAACGAGTACTGCCACTCACGCTTCTAGCCTGTATCAGCCATCTATCATAACTTATGACAAGGTGTTCAAGCAGAACCAACTATCTACCTCAGCATGTCCCGCTCTACTACGCAGTACACTATGGGAGTACCTGATGTACCTAAGCAGAAATCACAAAGTGGATCACCTGGGTCGAATTGAGGCGTTCTCGACCGCGGGGCTTGCATATAGATATGACTGGGCATTCGCATTAACTGTAACTGGAGGGGCAAAGAATATCCCCTCATACAGTATAGTATACAACCAATTATCAATCACTGTCTAAGGCACCTCAAGCCATTAGGACGAGGTTCCCGTACTCTTTTACTGTCTCGATTGTTCCCTTCATATCTCAATGATAAGGTCACCTTACTGGAAGATTTAGTTGTCGAACTCAAGCTCGGAAGCCTCAACGCCTCAGAGTTTAAAAACTCAAAGGTCCAGCCCGGCCAAGTCAAGAATAGACCACGACGTTCCCGGAAACGACTGCAAAGCATAACAAAACCAGCAACTGAGAGACGGCGGCAAAAACCATGACAAGCCAGGCGTCGACGCAAACGCCTCTTCCCCGCGTTTCTATCCAGTTTTGCACGCAGTGTAAATGGATGTTACGAGCTGCCTATGTAAGTTGACCGAATTGACAGCCTGCTAGCATGTGACGAGAAGTTAACGCCCCTCAGTATGCTCAAGAACTCCTCTCCACGTTCTCAACAGGCCTCGGAGAGGTCGCTCTTCAGCCTTCTACAGGCGGGACTTTCATCGTGACTATCACGCATCAAGCCCCTGGTGCAGGCATTGCTTCTACAAAGACCCTCTGGGATCGACGGGAAGATGGGGGCTTTCCTGAGACGAAGGAGCTCAAGAGGAGGGTGAGAGATGTCATTGAACCAGGAAGAGATCTAGGCCATGTTGATAGGGATCACgggaagaaggaggagacAGCGAAAGACAAGCCAGTTGAGACGGAGAAATGTGAGGATTGTCAGTAGCATTTCTCAAGCATCTGTGGTCATGACCTGGCTGGCTTATGACAGGTGTAATGAATGCCTTCACGTGCGGCATTCATATTGATAACACCTCTTGCTGTCCAAGTCGAATCCTCCCTTATGTAGGTGTAAATAGGTATAGTTAAACTTACACGCCTACGTGGTCGTCGTCTGAGGAGATGGGTATTCTTGTAATTTCATCACAGCCATTCCGTAGTCATCCTCACCCTTGGCGTATGCCGAGTTACGAGTTTATGAACCACATTCATCACTCACGCAAAGATAATACGACGCGATCTTCATCACAATTCGTACAGTAATTACTGTTCGCTCCAGCACCTTattcctctcctcttccactACCTTCGCTATCCCTTACCAAAATCAAGCAACGCTCTACCCTCCTGCCCACTCGCCCTAAACCTATCTAAAAGCACAAAACGTATACAGAGGCCGCTCTTGAGCAACGAATAAGACCACACAAAGCTCGTCCATGAAATGCAACATGACCGTAAAAGAAAACGCTCCCAGTCAGACAGATTAGCAGTTGATGGATTATCTTATCCTTGTCATCACAAATCAAGTGAGAGAATACCAGCCTCTCGAACTGCGTATGTCCACGGGCCAGCCTACGCGGAGCAGACATAGCAAGATCGTCTGTCCCGTGGATCATGTGTGCATGGAATCCGAGAACTGCATGTGCGCGTGTGCAACTCAAAAAACAAGTTTTGTCAATGTTTTATCTGTGTGTGGAGCTAAGAAACAGCCGTTTGTCGTTATCAAGTTCGCATATAGGCATTAGAGACGATTCGGGTTTCGCAAAAGTCAGCGTCGCGTCCGGCGCCTCTTTAGTTCCGTCACCCTCCCAGTGGACCAACATTCCCTGCCACCAACGGTGGCAAGGCTAGCTGCGAGACGGCGGAGATTGGGGGTGCGCTTCGATCGAGACAAGTCCCGAGTCGAGTCGTTCGTTCTTCGTCGCGGTTGTC
This genomic stretch from Fusarium oxysporum f. sp. lycopersici 4287 chromosome 5, whole genome shotgun sequence harbors:
- a CDS encoding translation initiation factor 3 subunit A yields the protein MPPPPHQKPENVLKRAHELIGVGQAPAALTLLHEHITNKRSRNVPIMSLEPVMLLLVELSVEQKKGKLAKDALYQYKNISQNTNIATIELVLKKFIELAVEKVTAAQQKADEVQESIDATAGTSNIDDLEATETPESILLATVSGEQSRDRTDRAIVTPWLKFLWEAYRTVLDILRNNARLEILYQSTATQAFDFCLKYTRKTEFRRLCELLRNHVQTAAKYSSQMHAINLSDPDTLQRHLETRFQQLNVAVELELWQEAFRSVEDVHTLLSLSKRPPKNVMMANYYEKLTRIFLVGENYLFHAAAWSRYYTLLRQSSVLVATGQGKKADNPPASDAELQKAASFVVLSALAIPVISTSRSRGAMVDFDEARKNKNSRLTHLLGMSQAPTRARLFRDALSKSLLQRARPEIRELYEILEVDFHPLSICQKISPILTKIGADSEMEKYILPLQQVILTRLFQQLSQVYETVDLSFVESLAQFPEPYQVTRGTIEKFIMNGNKKGDLSVRMAHATGVLSFDNDVFSSSKASHGGSSAGSAESETGTVQRLQSTPSEIVRSQLTRLAKSLFTTCHYVDPGFNKGRLEAREAALARAKAGAEEEHLAILSRKDLIQKRKEVASEIQAKKEKENARQKRLREQALQEAEDLRLANEQKEREAKRLKAERDRVRKEELKKQIADLKIGDKAIDIDLEDLDNLDSNRLRAMKLAQLEREKNDVNERLRITGKRLDHLERAFRKEEAKKLHEDYAKQIEQDRKIYETVKAQTLKDAEQKHKESVELKHRLSRLVPQYEEFRDSLHDRRRDEFEKRRRDAERELEKQIAQRKKEVRDRRLREKREREEKERELREAEERAAREKEEQRIRDEARKEELAKLKEQREKERQEMLEKAALQQRREEEALARRKAEKAQGAGGFSRGPERTDSSEGRRPPVFGAGKWREREAANRDAGDAPPSRAPPAERSGSNDRPSAGGPPKLNLSGGKPSWREREAAKQAAGGGADAGSSAPPPRFAPRGGAPPMDRSGSGRAEEDRKQSPAPPAESQPASRTTGKWVPPHMRNK
- a CDS encoding selenoprotein W-like protein produces the protein MTSQASTQTPLPRVSIQFCTQCKWMLRAAYYAQELLSTFSTGLGEVALQPSTGGTFIVTITHQAPGAGIASTKTLWDRREDGGFPETKELKRRVRDVIEPGRDLGHVDRDHGKKEETAKDKPVETEKCEDCQ
- a CDS encoding guanine nucleotide-binding protein subunit gamma, whose protein sequence is MPQYTSRDVGDPSQIKKNKQSMADLKLRRLTELNNRLREDLERERIPVSTASKSIIAYCNGTRDYMVPSVWGAVPKGEDPYAPQQSGGCCVVM